The following proteins are co-located in the Dyadobacter chenwenxiniae genome:
- the treS gene encoding maltose alpha-D-glucosyltransferase, protein MEHKNGIIHKDLLWYKDAIIYELHIKAFKDGNCDGIGDFKGLMEQLDYLQDLGVTAIWLLPFYPSPLRDDGYDISDYYTINPSYGDLDEFKAFLEEAHKRGLKVITELVINHTSDQHPWFQRARKAPKGSDERNFYVWTDDPKQFKDARIIFQDYEKSNWTWDSEADQYYWHRFFHHQPDLNYDSPLVQEEIIKILDFWCKLGVDGFRLDAVPYLFERDGTNCENLPETHEYLKKLRAFIDDRYPGTLLLAEANMWPEDSAAYFGDGDECQMNYHFPIMPRMFMSLQMEDRYPITDIFDQTPEIPENCQWGIFLRNHDELTLEMVTDEERDYMYKVYVKDPKARINLGIRHRLAPLMENNRKKIELLNSLLFTFPGTPIIYYGDEIGMGDNFYLGDRDGVRTPMQWNPDRNAGFSQANPQRLYLPLILDPQYHYESVNVELQERNSSSLLWWMKRAIAARKKYPAFSRGDIKFLNSENSKVLAFTRTFKEETMLVIANLSRFPQPVELDLDQYKGYQPVEIYSKNKFPGVKDNTPYFFTLEAYACQCFILQKTHPEIDQNAELPLLELTDWKDLLTPAVLERLENNFLPAYMMKMRWFGGKGKGLDSVKIVSHATIPLGSNPPAYLLLLEASYQNDLPEMYQLPVAFGKEPFSYQVRENCPQAVIAKIKIEGEEEGVLFDAIYGLELQQALIVNMGANENLPAKNSQIQFSGNEELVQHLKDTEKIKPRVLSGEQSNTSVTYDGKYFFKLYRKVDRAINPDMEITHFLTHEAQFKNIPAFVGAVEWKHKNDSMVLGMMQEMVVNSTDAWANMLDRLDSFNEKILSTSEIQLPAELRGTIVDPVGYEDIPDVLKDLLDVPVAEQVALLGTRTGEMHLALASGIKNPDFKPEDFSLHYQRSVYSSLQSLVRVAFQSLNRNMKKIAPEVRQEAEDVLQMKEEILTELKKVYGRKIDTAKIRIHGDYHLGQVLFTGKDFIILDFEGEPARSYSERRLKRSALRDVAGMLRSFHYATYGSLYLDNQVRPEDITKLLPYAEQWYHYMSGFFMKAYLEAVKDSPIIPQKKEDLEVLMQTFLLQKAIYELNYEVNNRPSWVMVPLRGIKSIMNKTEPLVTA, encoded by the coding sequence ATGGAACATAAAAATGGAATAATACACAAAGATCTGCTCTGGTATAAGGATGCGATCATATATGAGCTGCACATTAAGGCATTTAAAGATGGTAATTGTGATGGGATCGGTGATTTCAAGGGGCTTATGGAGCAGCTTGATTATTTGCAGGATCTGGGCGTAACCGCCATCTGGCTACTGCCATTTTATCCGTCTCCGCTGCGTGATGACGGCTATGATATCTCAGACTATTACACCATCAACCCTTCTTATGGAGATCTGGATGAGTTCAAAGCATTTCTGGAAGAAGCGCACAAACGCGGTTTGAAAGTAATTACCGAGCTTGTCATTAACCATACATCTGACCAACACCCGTGGTTCCAAAGAGCGAGAAAAGCGCCAAAGGGCTCAGACGAGCGAAACTTTTACGTCTGGACAGATGATCCGAAACAGTTCAAAGATGCGCGCATTATTTTTCAGGATTATGAAAAATCAAACTGGACTTGGGACAGTGAAGCCGATCAATATTACTGGCACCGCTTCTTCCACCACCAGCCCGACTTGAACTACGACAGTCCGCTCGTGCAGGAAGAGATCATTAAAATTCTCGATTTCTGGTGTAAGCTGGGCGTCGACGGGTTCCGCCTGGACGCTGTACCTTACTTGTTTGAACGTGATGGGACGAACTGCGAAAACTTGCCCGAAACACATGAATATCTAAAAAAACTAAGAGCATTCATTGATGATCGTTATCCGGGAACACTGCTGCTGGCAGAAGCCAACATGTGGCCGGAAGATTCGGCTGCCTATTTTGGCGACGGGGATGAATGTCAGATGAATTATCACTTTCCTATCATGCCGCGAATGTTTATGTCGCTGCAGATGGAGGACAGATATCCGATCACCGATATTTTTGACCAAACCCCTGAGATTCCCGAAAACTGCCAATGGGGTATTTTCCTGCGTAACCACGACGAGCTGACCTTGGAAATGGTGACGGACGAAGAGCGCGATTATATGTACAAAGTGTATGTAAAAGATCCCAAAGCGAGAATTAATCTCGGGATCCGGCACAGGCTTGCGCCTCTGATGGAAAATAACCGTAAGAAAATCGAGCTCTTGAATTCATTGCTTTTCACATTCCCTGGCACACCCATTATTTACTATGGCGACGAGATCGGCATGGGTGATAACTTCTATCTGGGTGACCGGGACGGCGTAAGAACGCCTATGCAATGGAACCCTGACCGGAATGCAGGATTTTCACAAGCCAATCCACAGCGCCTGTATCTGCCATTAATTTTGGATCCGCAGTATCACTATGAATCTGTGAATGTGGAGTTGCAGGAGCGCAATTCGTCATCACTGCTTTGGTGGATGAAAAGGGCCATTGCTGCCCGTAAAAAGTACCCGGCATTCAGTCGTGGTGATATCAAGTTTCTGAATTCCGAAAACTCGAAAGTGCTGGCATTTACGAGGACTTTCAAGGAAGAAACTATGCTGGTTATTGCCAACCTTTCGCGTTTTCCGCAGCCGGTTGAGTTGGATTTGGATCAATACAAAGGCTACCAGCCTGTTGAAATTTATAGCAAGAACAAGTTTCCTGGTGTTAAAGATAACACGCCTTATTTCTTTACACTGGAAGCTTACGCGTGCCAATGTTTTATTTTGCAAAAAACACATCCGGAGATAGATCAGAACGCGGAGCTACCGCTTTTGGAGCTCACAGACTGGAAAGATCTATTAACCCCTGCGGTTCTGGAGCGTTTGGAAAATAATTTCCTGCCCGCTTACATGATGAAAATGCGGTGGTTTGGTGGAAAAGGAAAAGGTCTGGACAGCGTGAAAATCGTGTCGCATGCGACCATTCCGCTGGGCAGCAATCCGCCTGCTTACCTGCTGCTTCTGGAAGCTTCCTATCAAAATGATCTTCCTGAAATGTATCAGTTACCGGTGGCTTTCGGAAAAGAACCTTTTTCTTATCAGGTGAGAGAGAACTGTCCGCAGGCTGTTATTGCAAAAATCAAAATTGAAGGCGAAGAGGAAGGTGTGCTCTTTGATGCCATTTATGGGCTTGAACTGCAGCAAGCGCTGATTGTCAATATGGGAGCCAACGAGAACCTGCCTGCTAAAAACAGTCAAATTCAATTCTCTGGAAATGAGGAACTGGTTCAGCATCTGAAAGACACCGAAAAGATCAAGCCACGTGTGCTTTCCGGCGAACAGAGTAATACGTCCGTTACTTATGACGGTAAATACTTCTTTAAACTTTACCGAAAAGTAGACCGGGCAATTAACCCCGATATGGAAATCACGCATTTCCTGACACACGAGGCCCAGTTTAAAAACATCCCGGCATTCGTTGGTGCAGTGGAATGGAAGCACAAGAATGATAGCATGGTGCTGGGTATGATGCAGGAAATGGTCGTTAACAGCACAGATGCATGGGCCAATATGCTGGACAGACTCGACAGCTTTAATGAGAAGATCCTTTCGACAAGCGAGATCCAGCTACCAGCAGAGCTTAGAGGAACAATAGTGGATCCGGTCGGCTATGAAGACATTCCTGACGTGTTAAAGGATCTGTTGGATGTTCCTGTTGCTGAACAGGTGGCGTTACTGGGTACACGGACAGGAGAGATGCATTTGGCGCTGGCTTCGGGCATTAAAAATCCCGACTTTAAACCTGAGGATTTTTCCCTGCATTACCAGCGCTCAGTGTATTCTTCACTTCAATCGCTTGTACGCGTCGCATTCCAAAGCCTGAACCGCAATATGAAAAAGATTGCTCCGGAGGTGCGCCAGGAGGCGGAAGATGTGCTGCAAATGAAGGAAGAGATTTTAACCGAGCTGAAAAAAGTTTACGGCCGGAAGATCGATACAGCCAAAATACGGATCCATGGGGATTATCATTTAGGACAGGTTCTGTTCACAGGCAAGGACTTTATTATCCTTGATTTTGAGGGGGAACCCGCGCGCAGTTACAGTGAAAGACGGCTGAAACGCTCGGCATTAAGAGATGTGGCCGGCATGCTGCGGTCCTTCCATTACGCAACTTATGGAAGCTTGTATCTGGATAATCAGGTGCGGCCGGAAGATATTACCAAATTGCTGCCGTACGCCGAGCAATGGTATCACTACATGAGCGGGTTTTTCATGAAAGCATATCTGGAAGCGGTAAAGGATAGCCCTATCATTCCGCAGAAGAAAGAGGATCTGGAAGTGCTTATGCAAACGTTTTTGTTGCAAAAAGCCATATACGAATTGAATTACGAGGTAAATAACCGGCCTTCGTGGGTGATGGTGCCATTGCGTGGTATAAAATCGATCATGAACAAAACCGAACCCCTAGTAACAGCTTAA
- the glgB gene encoding 1,4-alpha-glucan branching protein GlgB, translating to MTDQRSDALPMLSGFDIDLFTSGAHYHIYNKLGSHIIERDGVQGTHFAVWAPNAQQVSVVGNFNGWNRESHPLQSRADYSGIWEGFLPTIGRGEYYKYFIRSNSGYEVEKGDPYAFHWETPPHTASVVWDLDFEWSDAQWLENRKSAPPLSKPISIYEMHIGSWRRVHEEEGRFLTYRELAAELPQYCNYMGFTHVEFMPVMEHPFYGSWGYQLTGYFAPSSRFGTPQDFMYLIDTLHNAGVGVILDWVPSHFPTDEHGLGYFDGTHLYEHADPKKGFHPDWKSFIFNYGRNEVKAFLISNAIYWLDKFHIDALRVDAVASMLYLDYSRNEGEWIPNQYGGRENLEALDFLREFNNAVHTNFPDVMTIAEESTAWPGVTSPTTNGGLGFDMKWMMGWMHDTLSYFQRDPVYRSHHQGQLAFSIHYAFSEKFTLPLSHDEVVYGKNSMINKMTGNHWQQFANLRLLYGYMFGHPGAKLLFMGAEFAQRHEWRHDFSLDWDENLNPFHNGIQKVLKDLNALYQSEPALYEKNFSADGFEWIDNQDGVNSVMSWVRKGNNEADDLIFVANFTPIVRSNYRIGVSKPGYYQEIFNTDNLKYGGSDLLHLDEQESFPIPKHSRIHSIPLVLPPLAIVVLKYVRGFEWL from the coding sequence ATGACAGATCAGCGCAGCGATGCATTGCCTATGTTGTCCGGATTTGACATTGATTTGTTCACATCCGGAGCACATTACCATATTTATAACAAACTCGGCTCCCACATCATTGAACGCGACGGGGTTCAGGGAACACACTTCGCCGTTTGGGCACCTAATGCACAACAAGTTTCAGTAGTCGGCAATTTCAACGGCTGGAACAGGGAGTCGCACCCACTACAAAGTCGGGCAGACTACTCCGGCATTTGGGAAGGCTTTCTGCCGACTATTGGCCGCGGAGAATATTACAAATATTTCATCCGTTCCAATAGCGGTTACGAGGTTGAAAAAGGCGATCCTTACGCATTTCACTGGGAAACACCGCCCCATACTGCCAGCGTGGTCTGGGACCTTGATTTCGAATGGAGCGATGCGCAGTGGCTTGAAAACCGTAAAAGTGCTCCTCCACTCTCCAAACCCATTTCCATTTACGAAATGCACATCGGTTCATGGAGGCGGGTGCATGAAGAAGAAGGCCGCTTTTTGACTTACCGCGAACTGGCCGCTGAATTACCCCAATATTGTAATTATATGGGTTTCACTCACGTGGAATTCATGCCAGTCATGGAGCATCCGTTCTACGGTTCGTGGGGTTACCAGCTGACAGGCTATTTTGCTCCCAGCAGCCGCTTTGGGACACCGCAGGACTTTATGTACCTGATTGATACCTTGCATAATGCAGGAGTCGGCGTTATTCTCGACTGGGTTCCTTCCCACTTTCCCACAGACGAGCACGGGCTGGGCTATTTCGACGGCACGCATCTATATGAACATGCCGATCCAAAAAAAGGCTTTCATCCGGATTGGAAAAGCTTCATTTTCAATTATGGACGAAACGAGGTCAAGGCATTCTTGATTTCCAATGCCATTTACTGGCTGGATAAATTCCACATTGATGCGTTACGGGTGGATGCGGTGGCTTCCATGCTGTATCTGGATTATTCGCGCAATGAAGGTGAATGGATCCCAAATCAGTATGGCGGACGGGAAAATCTGGAAGCGCTGGATTTTTTAAGAGAGTTCAACAACGCAGTCCATACCAATTTTCCCGATGTAATGACCATTGCGGAGGAATCTACTGCATGGCCTGGTGTGACAAGTCCTACAACGAATGGTGGGCTTGGCTTTGACATGAAGTGGATGATGGGCTGGATGCATGATACATTATCCTATTTCCAGAGAGATCCGGTTTACCGTTCGCACCACCAGGGACAGCTTGCGTTCAGCATTCATTATGCGTTTTCGGAAAAATTTACTTTGCCGCTGTCGCACGACGAAGTGGTTTATGGTAAAAATTCTATGATCAATAAAATGACCGGGAACCACTGGCAACAGTTTGCAAATCTGCGGCTTTTGTATGGATATATGTTCGGGCACCCAGGCGCAAAATTGCTTTTTATGGGCGCAGAATTTGCCCAGCGCCATGAATGGCGACACGATTTCAGCCTGGATTGGGATGAGAACCTTAATCCTTTCCACAACGGGATACAGAAGGTGTTAAAAGATCTCAATGCACTTTATCAGTCCGAACCTGCACTTTACGAAAAGAACTTTTCGGCGGACGGCTTTGAATGGATAGATAACCAGGATGGGGTAAATAGTGTCATGAGCTGGGTCCGCAAAGGAAACAATGAAGCGGATGACCTGATCTTTGTCGCGAATTTTACTCCGATCGTCAGAAGCAATTACCGGATCGGAGTTTCCAAACCGGGATATTACCAGGAAATTTTTAATACTGATAATTTAAAATACGGCGGTTCTGACCTGCTTCATCTGGATGAGCAGGAAAGTTTCCCGATTCCAAAACACAGCAGAATCCACTCGATTCCGCTAGTTTTACCGCCCTTAGCCATCGTGGTGTTGAAATACGTGCGGGGATTTGAGTGGCTTTAA